One Streptomyces drozdowiczii DNA segment encodes these proteins:
- a CDS encoding carbohydrate ABC transporter permease yields the protein MTAADTKAAGPPVPVPRDPQADGSPLSDEGGNAPLKQKRKRKKGELLPYLLILPAIVAIAAVYLYPLAKTVIMSFQDMGRRELWTGDPAPWVGFDQFTNILGDSEFWWVTFRTVVFMAVCVTLTMGIGLLISLLMRRLSTWVRLILTFCLIAAWSMPLMVAASIFRFMADSDYGLINTLIAKVVGEDWLGHNWYLNPVQGFAIITLLVVWGAIPFVVVTLYAALTQVPQELEEAASLDGATSFGVFRYVTWPVIKPVFSMVSTLSVIWDFNVFGQIWLLRGSKPEPEYETLGLYSYSKAFESTSFSQGSAIALITVILLSAVAVYYLRQLMKTGEVE from the coding sequence GTGACTGCCGCCGATACCAAGGCCGCCGGGCCACCGGTCCCCGTACCACGTGATCCCCAGGCGGACGGGAGCCCCCTGTCCGACGAGGGCGGCAACGCTCCCCTGAAGCAGAAGAGGAAGCGGAAGAAGGGCGAACTGCTGCCCTACCTCCTGATCCTCCCGGCGATCGTGGCGATCGCCGCCGTCTACCTCTACCCGCTCGCCAAGACCGTCATCATGTCCTTCCAGGACATGGGGAGGCGCGAGCTGTGGACCGGTGATCCCGCACCCTGGGTCGGCTTCGACCAGTTCACCAACATCCTCGGCGACTCCGAGTTCTGGTGGGTGACCTTCCGCACCGTCGTCTTCATGGCCGTCTGCGTGACGCTGACCATGGGCATCGGCCTGCTGATCTCCCTGCTGATGCGCCGGCTGTCCACCTGGGTGCGGCTCATCCTGACCTTCTGCCTGATCGCCGCCTGGTCGATGCCGCTGATGGTCGCCGCCTCCATCTTCCGGTTCATGGCCGACTCCGACTACGGCCTCATCAACACCCTCATCGCGAAGGTCGTGGGCGAGGACTGGCTCGGCCACAACTGGTACCTCAACCCGGTCCAGGGCTTCGCGATCATCACCCTGCTGGTCGTCTGGGGCGCCATCCCGTTCGTCGTCGTCACGCTGTACGCGGCCCTCACCCAGGTCCCCCAGGAGCTGGAGGAGGCCGCCTCGCTCGACGGCGCCACCAGCTTCGGGGTCTTCCGCTACGTGACCTGGCCGGTCATCAAGCCGGTCTTCTCCATGGTCTCCACGCTGTCGGTGATCTGGGACTTCAACGTCTTCGGCCAGATCTGGCTGCTGCGCGGCAGCAAGCCCGAGCCCGAGTACGAGACCCTCGGCCTCTACTCGTACTCCAAGGCGTTCGAGTCCACCTCCTTCAGCCAGGGTTCCGCCATCGCCCTGATCACGGTGATCCTGCTGTCCGCGGTGGCCGTGTACTACCTGCGCCAGCTCATGAAGACGGGAGAGGTCGAATGA
- the mctP gene encoding monocarboxylate uptake permease MctP, translating into MKDGVNGVALGVFIFFFLAVTVMGFLAARWRKAENEATLDEWGLGGRSFGTWVTWFLLGGDLYTAYTFVAVPAAIYAAGASGFFAVPYTILVYPLIFTFLPRLWSVSHKHGYVTTSDFVRGRFGSKGLSLAVAVTGILATMPYIALQLVGIQAVLDVMGVGGGENTNWFVKDLPLLIAFAVLAAYTYSSGLRAPALIAFVKDGLIYLVIAVAIIYIPIKLGGFDDIFASAQDKFTKAGAGSLAPAAAGQWGYATLALGSALALFMYPHSITATLSSRSREVIRRNTTILPLYSLMLGLLALLGFMAIAAGVKVDNGQLAIPQLFENMFPDWFAGVAFAAIGIGALVPAAIMSIAAANLFTRNIYKDFLKPDATPEQETRVSKLVSLLVKVGALAFVLTMDKTVAINFQLLGGIWILQTMPALVGGLFTRWFHRWALLAGWAVGMVYGTAAAYGVASPTQKHFGGSSKEIPGLGEIGYIGLTAFVLNVVVVVVLTFVLNALKAPAGTDETSPGDYTADAGDPGVQEKLPPATAGAPGGH; encoded by the coding sequence ATGAAGGACGGCGTGAACGGCGTCGCGCTCGGCGTCTTCATCTTCTTCTTCCTGGCCGTCACGGTCATGGGCTTCCTGGCGGCCCGCTGGCGCAAGGCCGAGAACGAGGCCACGCTCGACGAATGGGGCCTGGGCGGACGGTCGTTCGGCACCTGGGTCACCTGGTTCCTGCTCGGCGGCGACCTCTACACCGCGTACACCTTCGTCGCCGTGCCCGCGGCGATCTACGCGGCCGGCGCCTCCGGCTTCTTCGCGGTGCCGTACACCATCCTGGTGTACCCGCTGATCTTCACCTTCCTGCCGCGCCTGTGGTCGGTCTCGCACAAGCACGGGTACGTCACCACCTCGGACTTCGTCCGCGGCCGGTTCGGCTCGAAGGGTCTTTCGCTGGCCGTCGCGGTCACCGGCATCCTCGCCACCATGCCGTACATCGCGCTCCAGCTCGTCGGCATCCAGGCGGTGCTGGACGTGATGGGCGTCGGCGGCGGCGAGAACACCAACTGGTTCGTCAAGGACCTGCCGCTGCTGATCGCGTTCGCGGTGCTCGCCGCGTACACCTACTCCTCCGGGCTGCGGGCGCCGGCCCTGATCGCGTTCGTCAAGGACGGGCTGATCTACCTGGTCATCGCCGTCGCGATCATCTACATTCCGATCAAGCTGGGCGGCTTCGACGACATCTTCGCCTCCGCCCAGGACAAGTTCACCAAGGCGGGCGCGGGCAGCCTCGCACCGGCCGCGGCCGGCCAGTGGGGTTACGCGACCCTGGCGCTCGGCTCCGCGCTGGCGCTCTTCATGTACCCGCACTCGATCACGGCGACGCTCTCCAGCCGCAGCCGTGAGGTGATCCGCCGCAACACCACGATCCTGCCGCTCTACTCGCTGATGCTGGGCCTGCTCGCGCTGCTCGGCTTCATGGCGATCGCCGCGGGCGTCAAGGTGGACAACGGCCAGCTGGCCATCCCGCAGCTGTTCGAGAACATGTTCCCCGACTGGTTCGCGGGCGTGGCCTTCGCCGCGATCGGCATCGGCGCCCTGGTGCCGGCCGCGATCATGTCCATCGCGGCGGCGAACCTCTTCACGCGCAACATCTACAAGGACTTCCTGAAGCCGGACGCGACGCCCGAGCAGGAGACCAGGGTCTCCAAGCTGGTCTCGCTGCTGGTCAAGGTCGGCGCGCTGGCCTTCGTCCTCACCATGGACAAGACCGTCGCGATCAACTTCCAGCTGCTGGGCGGGATCTGGATCCTCCAGACGATGCCGGCCCTGGTCGGCGGCCTGTTCACCCGGTGGTTCCACCGCTGGGCGCTGCTCGCCGGCTGGGCGGTCGGCATGGTCTACGGTACGGCTGCCGCGTACGGGGTCGCGAGCCCGACGCAGAAGCACTTCGGCGGGTCCTCCAAGGAGATCCCGGGCCTCGGCGAGATCGGCTACATCGGCCTCACCGCGTTCGTGCTGAACGTCGTGGTCGTCGTCGTCCTCACCTTCGTCCTGAACGCGCTCAAGGCCCCCGCCGGGACCGACGAGACCTCCCCCGGCGACTACACCGCGGACGCGGGCGACCCGGGCGTCCAGGAGAAGCTGCCGCCGGCCACGGCGGGCGCGCCGGGCGGTCACTGA
- a CDS encoding sugar ABC transporter substrate-binding protein, which produces MKRKLIAAIGVAGMLVSIAACGSDDKTSSKDPKDRKEDLTVWLMGEAQSTWPELVKDVNAQFKKKYPNVNVKIQYQGWADKVKKLDTSLGGDKFPDVVELGNTETMQYILNGALGEIDTSKYENSDTWIKGLKDTCSYEGKIYCVPYYASARLAVYNKDMLKAGTGSDTLPQNEDDFLKAMDKVQAELAKKDKRASSLYYPGRYWYAAMSYVAAEGGQIAKYDEGSKEWKATLSTPEAQKGIQHFVDLVKKYNKADQTKDEQDHANVMANEKAAVIYGQAWEAGSVTTGENGNPKLDGKIATAGMPGPNGKALPSFIGGSDLATISKSKVQDLGEEWISLFTNAKSMDVLASKNILPNNEKQLEPLKAKPETAAIANAVPDAWFTPIAPGWASIEKEEILENMLLKILKGTSVADATKKADSEIDALINKKA; this is translated from the coding sequence GTGAAGCGCAAGCTCATCGCGGCGATCGGCGTCGCGGGCATGTTGGTTTCCATCGCGGCGTGTGGTTCGGACGACAAGACGTCCTCGAAGGACCCGAAGGACCGCAAGGAAGACCTGACTGTCTGGCTCATGGGCGAGGCCCAGTCGACCTGGCCGGAACTGGTGAAGGACGTCAACGCCCAGTTCAAGAAGAAGTACCCGAACGTCAACGTCAAGATCCAGTACCAGGGCTGGGCTGACAAGGTCAAGAAGCTCGACACCTCCCTCGGTGGCGACAAGTTCCCGGACGTTGTCGAACTCGGCAACACCGAGACCATGCAGTACATCCTCAACGGCGCGCTCGGCGAGATCGACACCTCGAAGTACGAGAACTCGGACACCTGGATCAAGGGTCTGAAGGACACCTGCTCCTACGAGGGCAAGATCTACTGCGTTCCTTACTACGCCTCCGCCCGCCTCGCGGTCTACAACAAGGACATGCTGAAGGCCGGTACCGGCAGCGACACCCTCCCGCAGAACGAGGACGACTTCCTCAAGGCGATGGACAAGGTCCAGGCCGAGCTCGCGAAGAAGGACAAGCGCGCCTCGTCCCTGTACTACCCGGGCCGTTACTGGTACGCCGCGATGTCCTACGTCGCAGCCGAGGGCGGCCAGATCGCCAAGTACGACGAGGGCTCGAAGGAGTGGAAGGCCACCCTCTCCACCCCCGAGGCGCAGAAGGGCATCCAGCACTTCGTCGACCTGGTCAAGAAGTACAACAAGGCCGACCAGACGAAGGACGAGCAGGACCACGCCAACGTCATGGCCAACGAGAAGGCCGCGGTCATCTACGGCCAGGCCTGGGAGGCCGGCAGCGTCACCACGGGTGAGAACGGCAACCCGAAGCTCGACGGCAAGATCGCCACGGCCGGTATGCCCGGCCCGAACGGCAAGGCGCTCCCGTCCTTCATCGGCGGCTCCGACCTCGCCACCATCTCCAAGTCCAAGGTCCAGGACCTGGGCGAGGAGTGGATCTCCCTCTTCACCAACGCGAAGTCCATGGACGTCCTCGCGTCGAAGAACATCCTCCCGAACAACGAGAAGCAGCTTGAGCCGCTGAAGGCCAAGCCCGAGACGGCCGCCATCGCCAACGCGGTGCCGGACGCCTGGTTCACGCCGATCGCTCCGGGCTGGGCCTCCATCGAGAAGGAGGAGATTCTGGAGAACATGCTCCTGAAGATCCTCAAGGGCACGTCCGTCGCCGACGCCACCAAGAAGGCCGACAGCGAGATCGACGCACTGATCAACAAGAAGGCCTGA
- a CDS encoding DUF3311 domain-containing protein, which produces MAEEPEGKPPTVTPVRVVIALCLVAPFVAMLWVSSYAKIDPTFIGIPFFYWYQMLWVLISTALTMVAYKLWQRDQRARKGGASA; this is translated from the coding sequence ATGGCGGAAGAACCAGAAGGAAAGCCACCCACGGTCACACCGGTGCGGGTGGTCATCGCGCTGTGCCTCGTCGCGCCGTTCGTGGCGATGCTCTGGGTGAGTTCGTACGCGAAGATCGACCCGACCTTCATCGGCATCCCGTTCTTCTACTGGTACCAGATGCTCTGGGTGCTGATCTCCACCGCGCTCACCATGGTCGCGTACAAGCTGTGGCAGCGTGACCAGCGCGCCCGCAAGGGGGGTGCGTCGGCATGA
- a CDS encoding ribonucleotide-diphosphate reductase subunit beta: MTTADTEKNLLDPGFELTLRPMRYPDFYERYRDAIKNTWHVEEVDLHSDVADLARMTPAEQHLIGRLVAFFATGDSIVANNLVLTLYKHINSPEARLYLSRQLFEEAVHVQFYLTLLDTYLPDPDDRAAAFAAVENIPSIREKAQFCFRWMDSVEKIDRLESKADRRRFLLNLICFAACIEGLFFYGAFAYVYWFRSRGLLHGLATGTNWVFRDETMHMNFAFEVVDTVRKEEPDLFDDALQQQVTDMLKEAVEAELQFGRDLCGDGLPGMNTESMREYLECVADQRLTRLGFPAVYGSQNPFSFMELQGVQELTNFFERRPSAYQVAVEGTVGFDDDF; the protein is encoded by the coding sequence ATGACCACCGCCGACACCGAGAAGAACCTGCTCGACCCGGGCTTCGAGCTGACCCTGCGGCCCATGCGCTACCCGGACTTCTACGAGCGCTACCGGGACGCGATCAAGAACACCTGGCACGTCGAGGAGGTCGACCTCCACTCGGACGTGGCGGACCTCGCCAGGATGACGCCCGCCGAGCAGCACCTGATCGGACGCCTGGTGGCGTTCTTCGCGACCGGTGACTCGATCGTCGCGAACAACCTGGTGCTGACGCTGTACAAGCACATCAACTCCCCCGAGGCGCGGCTGTACCTGTCGCGGCAGCTGTTCGAGGAGGCCGTGCACGTCCAGTTCTATCTGACGCTGCTCGACACCTATCTGCCCGACCCGGACGACCGCGCGGCGGCGTTCGCGGCGGTGGAGAACATCCCGTCCATCCGCGAGAAGGCTCAGTTCTGCTTCCGCTGGATGGACTCGGTGGAGAAGATCGACCGGCTGGAGTCGAAGGCGGACCGCCGTCGCTTCCTGCTGAACCTGATCTGCTTCGCGGCGTGCATCGAGGGGCTGTTCTTCTACGGCGCCTTCGCGTACGTGTACTGGTTCCGCTCGCGCGGGCTGCTGCACGGCCTCGCCACGGGGACCAACTGGGTCTTCCGCGACGAGACCATGCACATGAACTTCGCGTTCGAGGTCGTGGACACGGTCCGCAAGGAGGAGCCGGACCTCTTCGACGACGCCCTCCAGCAGCAGGTCACCGACATGCTGAAGGAGGCCGTCGAGGCGGAGCTGCAGTTCGGCCGCGACCTGTGCGGCGACGGGCTGCCCGGCATGAACACCGAGTCCATGCGCGAGTACCTGGAGTGCGTCGCCGACCAGCGGCTCACCCGCCTCGGATTCCCGGCGGTGTACGGATCGCAGAACCCGTTCTCGTTTATGGAGCTCCAGGGGGTCCAGGAGCTCACGAACTTCTTCGAGCGGCGCCCGTCGGCCTACCAGGTCGCCGTCGAGGGCACGGTCGGCTTCGACGACGACTTCTAG